The following coding sequences are from one Acomys russatus chromosome 16, mAcoRus1.1, whole genome shotgun sequence window:
- the Nptx1 gene encoding neuronal pentraxin-1: MLAGRAVRTCALLALCLLGSRAQDFGPTRFICTSVPVDADMCAASVAAGGAEELRSNVLQLRETVLQQKETILSQKETIRELTTKLGRCESQSTLDVGPGEARSGGGRKQPGSGKNTMGDLSRTPAAETLSQLGQTLQSLKTRLENLEQYSRLNSSSQTNSLKDLLQSKIDDLERQVLSRVNTLEEGKGGPKNDTEERAKIESALTSLHQRISELEKGQKDNRPGDKFQLTFPLRTNYMYAKVKKSLPEMYAFTVCMWLKSSAAPGVGTPFSYAVPGQANELVLIEWGNNPMEILINDKVAKLPFVINDGKWHHICVTWTTRDGVWEAYQDGTQGGNGENLAPYHPIKPQGVLVLGQEQDTLGGGFDATQAFVGELAHFNIWDRKLTPGEVYNLATCSSKALSGNVIAWAESQIEIFGGATKWTFEACRQIN; encoded by the exons ATGCTTGCCGGCCGCGCCGTGCGCACCTGTGCGCTGCTCGCCCTCTGCCTCTTGGGCAGTCGGGCCCAGGATTTCGGGCCGACCCGCTTCATCTGCACTTCGGTGCCAGTGGACGCCGACATGTGTGCCGCGTCCGTGGCCGCGGGCGGCGCGGAGGAGCTTCGGAGCAACGTGCTGCAGCTCCGCGAGACCGTGCTGCAGCAGAAGGAGACCATCCTCAGCCAAAAGGAGACCATCAGGGAGCTGACCACCAAGCTTGGCCGCTGTGAGAGCCAGAGCACCCTGGACGTGGGTCCTGGAGAGGCCAGGTCGGGCGGCGGTCGCAAGCAGCCCGGCTCAGGCAAGAACACGATGGGCGACCTGTCCCGGACGCCGGCCGCGGAGACGCTCAGCCAACTCGGGCAAACTTTGCAATCCCTCAAAACCCGACTGGAGAACCTCGAG CAGTACAGCCGCCTCAATTCTTCCAGCCAAACCAACAGCCTCAAGGATCTGCTGCAGAGCAAGATCGATGACCTGGAGCGGCAGGTGTTGTCTCGGGTGAACACTCTGGAGGAGGGCAAAGGGGGCCCTAAGAATGACACAGAGGAGAGGGCCAAGATCGAGAGCGCCTTGACCTCCCTGCACCAGCGGATCAGCGAGCTGGAGAAAG GTCAGAAAGACAATCGTCCTGGAGACAAGTTTCAGCTGACGTTCCCACTGCGGACCAACTACATGTATGCCAAGGTGAAGAAGAGCCTGCCAGAGATGTACGCCTTCACCGTGTGCATGTGGCTCAAGTCCAGCGCGGCACCGGGCGTGGGCACGCCCTTCTCCTATGCTGTGCCTGGGCAGGCCAACGAGCTCGTCCTCATCGAGTGGGGCAATAACCCCATGGAGATCCTCATCAATGACAAG GTGGCCAAGCTGCCCTTTGTCATCAACGATGGCAAGTGGCACCACATCTGCGTCACCTGGACCACCCGGGATGGCGTCTGGGAGGCCTATCAGGATGGTACCCAGGGCGGAAACGGAGAGAACCTGGCACCCTATCACCCCATCAAACCACAGGGTGTGCTGGTGCTGGGCCAGGAGCAG GACACTCTAGGTGGAGGGTTTGACGCCACCCAAGCCTTTGTGGGTGAGCTGGCGCATTTCAACATCTGGGACCGCAAGCTGACCCCTGGCGAGGTGTACAACCTGGCCACCTGCAGCAGCAAGGCCCTGTCCGGCAATGTCATCGCCTGGGCTGAGTCCCAGATTGAGATCTTTGGTGGAGCCACCAAGTGGACCTTTGAGGCTTGTCGCCAGATCAACTGA